The genomic segment TCGTCGAGCCATACAATTTAAATAATacatataatttaaataatatatatgtattataattataaaatgaccgtTATGGGTATAATTTAAATTGAATTTACAAGTAAGGTATCGAGTCAAAAAACTTGATTACTCGACCCGATAAGGCTTGACTAAATATCGAGTCTTATCGAGTCGATTCTCGAATTTTTAAAGATTTCCTCAAGTCAAGCTCGagtttgagatttttcaactcGATCAAGTTTGAGCCGACTTATTTATaggtcgagtcgagctcgagtatcgACTCAGCTCGATTACATACCTAGTCACGAATCGGGTACATTCTGTGCAcaactctttcttcttttttttttcctttttatttgggaACATTGGAGACCGCTTGTGTGGAATTTTGACTACTCTCTTCTTTACCTCCTTCCATCCTTGGTCCAATTTGACAGCAGATTCTGAAAGATATCTTCATGGTGCGGACAAAAACTACTGAACCACTCGTGTGAAAGGAAGCAACAATATAGCACAGTACTACCATATTTCTGTTCCCTGACCCACGAGTCTAAAGTGCTGGTCTGATGATAAAAAGTGTTTGGATCTAAATAAGCACTAAAAGGGTAAAAACAAAGTCTAGAGAAGACTTTGCTTCTTTGTGCTATACCCTCTGGAAATGTATCTATGTCCATGTACAAAGAGTGATGGCTTATGTTGCTATCACTTCCCTCAAGCAAACATTAGACCAGCTCAAGATGAATTGCAAATTAGAATTCACATTTGATGAAGTAAAACAGTTTAAAGCTGTATCTGAAGAGATTTCTGTCATCCAAGAAATGCTTCAAGATTCTGCAGATAGGAACTATGATCATACCATGATGAAACATCTGGAGAGATGCATAAGAGACATGGCGAATAAAGCGGAAGATATTATTGAAGAATTTGTGTATATCAAAGCAGAGGCCCTGGATGATGCTGCTATCTTTGAGGAGGAGCTGAGTCTTCACCATCATATGATGGAGGTTTTGAGTGAGATAAATTCTATCAAGTATATGTTGACAAAGATTTACCAAGAATCAGATGCAGCTGCAACCAAAGTTCCGCGAGCTAGGAATCATTCGGTGGAGCATGCATCAGGATGGTCTTCAACTCAAGAGGAAACTCTTGTCGTGGGAATAGACAATGATCTGTTAAAAGTCAAGGAGAAACTTACAGGACTGCCACATAAACTGGACATTCTTACAATTGTTGGGATGGGTGGAATAGGTAAGACAACCCTTGCTCGAAAGGTATTTAATGATCCTTTGATTGAGTATCATTTTTATGTACGTGCTTGGGTTACAGTATCGCAGAAATATGTACTGAGAGACGTGTTACTTGGCCTTTTGTGTTCCCTCACCAGACTTGgtgatgaaattttcaaagaaaagaatgaGCAATTAGCTGAATTATTGTATAGAACTTTGAAGGGTCAGAGGTATCTTATAGTTTTTGACGCTGTATGGGATGGTAAGATCTTGTATGATCTCAGAAGATCTTTCCCAGATGACAGGAATGGAAGTCGAATAGTGTTGACTAGTCGACTAATAGATGTCAATATGTGTGTAAATCTGGACAGCCATCATCATCACATGAGTTTCCTGAGTCTAAATGACAGTTGGGAGCTGCTGCGTCACAAAGTGTTCTTGGAAGAAAGTTGCCCCCCAGAGCTAGAAGTTATTGGGAAAGAAATTGCTCAGAAATGCCAAGGATTACCATTGGGAATTCTAGCCGTAGCAGGTCATCTCTCCAGCAtcagaaaaacaaaagattgcTGGAAGACTGTTGCAGATGACATACGATCACCAGAGTCTAAAGATCAAGAGAATTGCTTAGACATTCTTGCCTTGAGTTATAAGTCTTTGCCTCATCACCTCAAAGCTTGCTTTCTATATTTAggagcttttccccaagagtttGAGATCCCTGTCTGGAGATTGATCAGGCTTTGGGCGGCTGAAGGAATTCTCAGAGCAGAATGGCCAAAGACCCTCGAAGAAGTGGCAGAGATGTGCTTACAAGAGCTAATGAGTAGAAGTCTAGTTATGGTTAGGAAGAGAAAATCCAATGGTGGTATTAAAAGTTGTGGCATCCATGATCTCGTGAGGGACTTGATCTTGAGAgaagttgaaaaagaagatTTTCTTCTGGTGCTGAAGTCAGATGCTAATTTCTTTCCCACAGATGCTTATTATAAGCGTTGCCTCTGCTTCCATCATCAAATAAGCAGATCCTATGGTATGTTTAATTCCAGCAGCAGGATAGAACATTGTGACTACATGAAGCCTGCAATTCCTCGTTGTCGATCTATTCTCTTTTATGGTCGACTTCAAGTGACAGAATTCGATAAGATGCTAGATTCTCGTGTTACTGTGATGGATTTGAAGTTGCTGAGGGTACTAGAGATTCTTTTTAGGTTCTTCGAGCATTTCCCTGTTGAGATAACGCAGCTAGTTCATCTGAGGTATCTTGCACTTTCCGCTCGTACTTATTTTGGTACATGCTTGTCCCAGCTGGGGAATCTACAAACACTGATTAATGAGCATGACAGGAATGTAACTTTACCTAGTGACATATGGAAGATGCCTCGGTTAAGATATCTTCATATAAAGAATGGTGCTTGTTTGCCCTATCCTGCAGGAGCCAAAGCTATTGCAAGCAACTCTCTTGTCCTAACCAACCTACATAAGCTTTCAACTGTAAGCTTTACCAATTGTTATAGGGAAACGTTTGCCTGTCTTCCCAATTTAAAGAAACTCGGTATCTGTGTGATGCAACCATCACATAATTGCCTTGATGATCTTCTTTACCTTGCTGAACTTGAAAAACTTAAATGTGTCTTTCTGGGAAGAGGTCAATTCTCCGGTTGGAATGCTTTCCCACCAAAACTTAGGAAACTGACCTTAAACGGGAGCTTTCTGCCATGGGAGAAGATGAGAACTCTTGGTTTGTTACCCAATCTTGAAGTACTCAAACTGAAAGACTATGCTTTCCAAGGGCCAGAATGGCAAGTGGAAGAAGATGAGTTTTGTCAACTAAAATATCTGCTAATTGATGGGACAGATCTAGTTCAGTGGGGAGTAACTGGTTCTCATTTCCGAAGGCTACAGCAGCTGATTCTGAGATGTTGCAGACACTTGGATGAAATACCAAGTGGAGTTGGAGAAATTCCTACCCTGCAAATAATTGATGTGGATGATTCCAGCAGTCTTGCCGTGAGTTCGGCAAGGCTTATTCAGCAAGAACAATATAGCATGGGAAATGATGGCCTAATAGTCAGGATACATTCTAGAGAATAGAGATTGATAGATCCATGGAGAAACTTCATTAGAGATGTCATCCCTTGTATACTTGTTTCTGTTAACAAGTTAATCAAGTTCATCTTTATCCAAACTTAGACAGTTCATTGCCAAACTTTTTTAATCAATTTGCCATGTTCTTCTTCACGTTACTTTTTCTGATCTCTTAGTCATTAATCTGTACTTGCTTAGTGACATGCGAACACTGAAGTGGTAGAAGAGCTCAGGTCTCTCCTGCTATCAGGATTCAGATCATGAGAAGCCATTCTGGTGATTGTTCTTATGCATTTTGTTGATCAACTTCATAATCTGACTTTGGGACAAACACATTCCTCCTTACTGGCCACCCACAGGTGTTTGTGATGAACTCACAAGTGCATCAAGATTGACTGGCAGAGCAATAACTTAAAAAGACAAGTTTGATCCCTTTCAACTAAGTTGTGTAATGTTATTTTGCCGGCCGTTGAATTCCTATGAATATGTCTTGCCATTCGAAGTAATAGTTGAGAGTGAGGAGTAAAAAACTCCCTGAGGAATTAGGGAGTCTCCTTAATTGTAAAGGTTATCATATGCTGAAAGAATATACGGGTGTCAATGTAAGAGACTGATGTACTTTGATATTTGACAATTATATATGCTTCTGCTGTGCTTTTTTAGAGCGGACGTGGATGATTAACTCATTAAGGACTTCATTGGAAGATCGAAATGTGCAATAGAATAATTGCTAGATTAAGTGTCCAGTTTCTTTAATCTTTTTTGAGTGTCACGTCTTGAGCTGCAAGCCCATGGCATAATTAAGTCTCAACAGACAAGTTCAACTATTTAGTCTCCGTCCTCGCTGACCTAAAATGAATATTTCAAGTTAGACTTGAATGCTTAGACTCTATTTAAatatgggttaattacatttacctcccctgaggtttgaccatattaccaatcaatccctgtaatttgtccaaataacggtctcaccctttgaatgatcaaacatttaacaaaaacccccttaatgccgaaaatgcccttattgaggccatgttgcattaaaaaaagaacatatatttattttattaaccctgaagcaattcaaaaaaatagaaaattttttttgcttattattttataaaaaccatatctttgcttccataaatagttttgaagcaataattattttaaatcttataaatgaatattaaaaattagataaattgagagaaaaaTAACAAAcgaagaaattattttaattcctggAGTATGGTTCAAATTGAGGAAAACATGCCTTGTGCTCTCCGCAACATGCCTTGAACCATAAATTCGAACCATActtgaggatttaaaataattgcttctttttatttttctttcaatttttctaatttttaatattcatttttaagatttaaaataattattgattcaaaactatttatggaaacaaagatatgatttttataaaataataagcaaaaacttttttctatttttttggattacttgaaggttaataaataaaaatgttcttttt from the Coffea arabica cultivar ET-39 chromosome 11e, Coffea Arabica ET-39 HiFi, whole genome shotgun sequence genome contains:
- the LOC113718031 gene encoding putative late blight resistance protein homolog R1A-10, with translation MAYVAITSLKQTLDQLKMNCKLEFTFDEVKQFKAVSEEISVIQEMLQDSADRNYDHTMMKHLERCIRDMANKAEDIIEEFVYIKAEALDDAAIFEEELSLHHHMMEVLSEINSIKYMLTKIYQESDAAATKVPRARNHSVEHASGWSSTQEETLVVGIDNDLLKVKEKLTGLPHKLDILTIVGMGGIGKTTLARKVFNDPLIEYHFYVRAWVTVSQKYVLRDVLLGLLCSLTRLGDEIFKEKNEQLAELLYRTLKGQRYLIVFDAVWDGKILYDLRRSFPDDRNGSRIVLTSRLIDVNMCVNLDSHHHHMSFLSLNDSWELLRHKVFLEESCPPELEVIGKEIAQKCQGLPLGILAVAGHLSSIRKTKDCWKTVADDIRSPESKDQENCLDILALSYKSLPHHLKACFLYLGAFPQEFEIPVWRLIRLWAAEGILRAEWPKTLEEVAEMCLQELMSRSLVMVRKRKSNGGIKSCGIHDLVRDLILREVEKEDFLLVLKSDANFFPTDAYYKRCLCFHHQISRSYGMFNSSSRIEHCDYMKPAIPRCRSILFYGRLQVTEFDKMLDSRVTVMDLKLLRVLEILFRFFEHFPVEITQLVHLRYLALSARTYFGTCLSQLGNLQTLINEHDRNVTLPSDIWKMPRLRYLHIKNGACLPYPAGAKAIASNSLVLTNLHKLSTVSFTNCYRETFACLPNLKKLGICVMQPSHNCLDDLLYLAELEKLKCVFLGRGQFSGWNAFPPKLRKLTLNGSFLPWEKMRTLGLLPNLEVLKLKDYAFQGPEWQVEEDEFCQLKYLLIDGTDLVQWGVTGSHFRRLQQLILRCCRHLDEIPSGVGEIPTLQIIDVDDSSSLAVSSARLIQQEQYSMGNDGLIVRIHSRE